The following coding sequences lie in one Silene latifolia isolate original U9 population chromosome 5, ASM4854445v1, whole genome shotgun sequence genomic window:
- the LOC141655263 gene encoding uncharacterized protein LOC141655263, with protein sequence MHRHVFLRLEQAVEAYDTFFSPGPDGSGRVPISSLQKCTATLRMLAYGEEAVRTNEYCRLGESTTFVELEKFTEAVINAFGADYLRSPNATDLQRLLQIGAHRGLPGMMGSIDCMHWQWKNCPVGWRGMYQGRNGRATVILEAVASQDLWIWHSFFGIPGSCNDLTVLHRSPIFDDMINGRAPRVNYMVNGNHYNSGYYLTDGIYP encoded by the coding sequence ATGCATCGACACGTATTCCTTCGCCTAGAGCAAGCAGTGGAAGCCTATGATACATTTTTTTCTCCCGGTCCTGACGGAAGTGGTAGAGTGCCAATATCATCTTTGCAGAAGTGCACTGCAACCTTACGCATGTTAGCGTATGGAGAAGAAGCCGTTAGAACAAATGAGTACTGCCGGCTTGGTGAATCAACAACATTTGTTGAATTAGAAAAATTTACTGAAGCTGTTATCAATGCATTTGGAGCAGATTACTTACGATCACCTAATGCAACTGACCTCCAAAGGCTCCTACAAATTGGTGCTCACCGAGGGCTCCCTGGAATGATGGGAAGTATTGATTGCATGCATTGGCAATGGAAGAATTGTCCGGTTGGTTGGAGGGGGATGTATCAAGGCCGAAATGGTAGAGCTACTGTCATTCTTGAAGCAGTTGCCTCACAAGACCTTTGGATATGGCATtctttttttgggattccagggtcttgTAATGACTTAACTGTACTCCATCGCTCTCCTATTTTTGATGATATGATAAATGGGCGAGCACCTCGTGTTAACTATATGGTTAATGGAAATCATTATAACTCGGGGTATTATCTAACCGATGGGATCTATCCATAG